A stretch of the Eretmochelys imbricata isolate rEreImb1 chromosome 15, rEreImb1.hap1, whole genome shotgun sequence genome encodes the following:
- the RFC5 gene encoding replication factor C subunit 5 — protein sequence MEPAAPKPPPAGRSRNLPWVEKYRPQTLSDLISHQDILSTIQKFISEDRLPHLLLYGPPGTGKTSTILACAKQLYKDKEFNAMVLELNASDDRGIDVVRGPILSFASTRTIFKKGFKLVILDEADAMTQDAQNALRRVIEKFTENTRFCLICNYLSKIIPALQSRCTRFRFGPLTPELMVPRLQHVIKEEMADVSEDGMKALVTLSSGDMRRALNILQSTTMAFGKVTEDTVYTCTGHPLKSDIANILDWMLNQDFTTAYKKILELKTLKGLALHDILTQIHLFVHRVDFPPSVRIQLLIKMADIEHRLAAGTSEKIQLSSLIAAFQVTRDLIVAEA from the exons GGTGGAAAAATATCGTCCTCAGACACTGAGTGACCTAATTTCTCATCAGGACATTCTGAGCACCA TTCAGAAGTTCATCAGCGAAGATCGTCTGCCTCACCTTCTCCTCTATGGACCACCTGGCACTGGCAAGACCTCCACAATTCTGGCCTGTGCTAAACAGCTCTATAAAGACAAGGAATTCAATGCCATGGTTTTAGAG CTGAATGCTTCGGATGACAGAGGAATTGATGTTGTCAGAGGACCCATCCTGAGCTTTGCTAGCACAAGGACAATCTTTAA GAAAGGTTTTAAGCTTGTGATCCTGGATGAAGCAGATGCAATGACCCAGGATGCCCAGAATGCCCTACGGCGAG TGATTGAGAAATTCACCGAGAACACCAGGTTTTGCCTGATCTGTAACTACCTCTCCAAGATCATCCCTGCCTTGCAGTCCAGATGCACAAGGTTCCGGTTTGGCCCCCTGACTCCAGAACTCATGGTCCCCAGACTGCAGCATGTCATTAAGGAAGAGAT GGCTGACGTGAGTGAAGATGGGATGAAAGCACTGGTGACCCTCTCCAGCGGCGACATGCGCAGAGCTCTGAATATTTTGCAG AGCACTACCATGGCCTTTGGGAAGGTGACAGAGGACACTGTGTACACATGCACGGGGCACCCCCTGAAGTCTGACATTGCCAACATTCTCGACTGGATGCTGAACCAGGACTTCACCACTGCCTATAAAA AAATCCTGGAGCTGAAGACACTGAAGGGTTTGGCTCTGCATGACATCCTGACACAGATCCACTTGTTTGTGCACCGAG TTGACTTCCCACCTTCTGTCCGAATCCAGCTACTGATCAAAATGGCAGACATCGA GCACAGACTGGCTGCAGGGACAAGCGAGAAGATTCAGCTAAGCTCCCTTATTGCTGCTTTTCAGGTTACCAGGGACTTGATCGTAGCTGAGGCTTAG